In the genome of Cryptomeria japonica chromosome 8, Sugi_1.0, whole genome shotgun sequence, one region contains:
- the LOC131077237 gene encoding probable nicotianamine synthase 4: protein MAVKMLKEEEMNMCREVMQIYEKISKLESLKPSRSVNALLTRLVGLCTLPCSAEMDVRKLGKDVEEKRRHLIELCGEAEGHMEHHYAGVLLEHHSSLSPSTLPIFPYYKKLAALEYAMVCEGASSSWVKRVAFVGSGPLPLTSIVLAMHHLKSAAFDNYDIDAGANNVASKLVRSHNEYDSSLSQRMSFITCDILRVGGERLGRYDVVFVAALVGLRREEKMEVLKHIGKHIKSGALVVIRRTRGGRAFLYPVVDEEDVVTHSGLRLLSVVHPTNEVINSILLAQKP, encoded by the coding sequence ATGGCTGTGAAGATGTTGAAGGAAGAGGAAATGAATATGTGTCGGGAGGTAATGCAAATCTACGAAAAAATCAGCAAGTTAGAGAGTCTGAAGCCGTCGAGGAGTGTGAATGCTCTGCTCACTCGGCTGGTGGGTCTCTGCACGCTGCCCTGCTCGGCGGAAATGGATGTCCGGAAGTTGGGCAAAGACGTGGAAGAGAAGCGAAGGCATCTGATAGAGCTGTGCGGGGAGGCGGAAGGGCATATGGAGCATCACTACGCAGGGGTATTGCTGGAACATCACTCGTCTCTCTCACCTTCCACGCTGCCAATCTTCCCGTACTACAAGAAATTGGCGGCGCTGGAGTACGCGATGGTGTGCGAGGGCGCATCGTCGTCATGGGTGAAGAGAGTGGCGTTTGTGGGGTCGGGGCCGTTGCCTCTTACCAGCATCGTGCTGGCCATGCATCACCTCAAAAGCGCCGCCTTTGACAACTACGATATTGATGCAGGCGCCAACAACGTGGCTTCCAAGCTGGTTCGCTCCCATAACGAGTATGATTCATCACTGTCGCAGAGAATGAGTTTTATCACATGTGATATTCTCCGAGTGGGCGGGGAGCGGCTGGGGCGCTACGATGTGGTGTTTGTGGCGGCGCTCGTGGGGCTGCGGAGAGAGGAAAAGATGGAGGTTTTGAAGCACATCGGGAAGCATATCAAGTCTGGCGCTCTTGTTGTCATTCGAAGAACCCGTGGAGGGCGAGCTTTCTTGTATCCAGTCGTGGATGAGGAAGACGTTGTTACGCACTCGGGTTTGCGGCTGCTCTCTGTTGTCCATCCCACCAACGAGGTCATCAATTCCATTCTGCTGGCCCAGAAGCCCTAA